The Lactuca sativa cultivar Salinas chromosome 2, Lsat_Salinas_v11, whole genome shotgun sequence genome includes a window with the following:
- the LOC111916448 gene encoding uncharacterized protein LOC111916448, with translation MDDKNKPFTCIIIKSYVSLILDLNELNYDAWRELFLTHCRAYGVHGFLDSTNKPKDASDTNRDNLDNLVMSWLYGTMTQLLLTMILKPKSIANSIWEAIEALFRHNKHSRAIELDNELHTLVQGDRSITEYFQKIKVISDLLANIDAPVPEKTLVSYLLNGLNPKFESVSMLIRHKDPPLSFLEAC, from the coding sequence ATGGATGATAAAAATAAACCCTTCACCTGCATCATTATCAAGTCCTATGTTTCTCTTATTCTTGATCTAAACGAATTAAATTACGATGCATGGCGGGAACTCTTTCTCACTCATTGTCGCGcctatggtgtccatggtttTCTTGACAGCACAAACAAACCCAAAGACGCATCAGACACCAATCGGGACAACCTTGACAATCTTGTCATGTCCTGGCTCTATGGtacaatgacacaattattactcACCATGATCCTCAAACCCAAATCAATAGCCAACTCTATCTGGGAAGCCATTGAAGCCCTTTTCAGACACAATAAACACTCTAGAGCAATTGAACTGGACAATGAGTTGCATACTCTAGTCCAAGGCGATCGCTCTATAACCGAATACTTCCAGAAAATCAAAGTTATTTCCGATCTCCTAGCCAACATTGATGCACCAGTCCCTGAAAAGACACTAGTTTCATACCTGCTTAATGGTTTAAACCCGAAGTTTGAAAGTGTTTCCATGCTCATCCGTCACAAAGATCCCCCACTTTCATTCCTTGAAGCATGTTGA
- the LOC111916340 gene encoding putative lysine-specific demethylase JMJ16 isoform X1 → MMGTELIRHHVKEETMDIPSIPPGFESITAFSLKRVEDNKVSVPMSASEQHPVKNESGIEHNDDDDDDDDEKIKRSVRPRPWINYGRFDSNSGDESESEKNQTSSNPISKGVIRGCEKCSNCQKVIAKWRPEEARIPDLLEAPVFYPSEEEFKDTLKYISSIREKAEAYGICRIVPPSSWKPPCPLKEKTVWENSTFATRIQRVDKLQNRDSLTKMLTPNYHKKAKKRRCVKTEFDQKTHGSDPVDPMVPEPCFGFEPGPRFTLNEFQKYADDFKTQYFRRNEMNTNQDSWDPSLENIEGEYWRMVERPSKEIEVLYGADLETGTFGSGFPKDPCQVSGSDEKYVRSGWNLNNFPRLPGSLLSYESSDISGVLVPWLYIGMCFSSFCWHVEDHHLYSMNYMHFGASKMWYGVPGKDAIKLEAAMKKHLPNLFAEQPDLLHKLVTQLSPSILKSEGVPVFRCVQNPGEFILTFPRAYHSGFNCGFNCAEAVNVAPVDWLPHGHNAIELYREQARKTSISHDKLLLGAARDAVKAHWELNLLRKNTPDNLRWKVVCGKDGILSQTLKARVEIERVRRDFLCNTSQALKMEATFDATNERECSICYFDLHLSAAGCHNCSPEKYSCLNHAKQFCSCAWASKFFLLRYDIKDLTILVEALEGKLSAIYRWAKLDLGLSLTSYVSKDTSRPLGLNGPNDKEVKEQKGQERVQEILNKPNENVVILVSDDEGDNKPVRTDSVSGCTGGEAQVKKEANESHPENLSCHRVLSKDTGPTNKPQDLSSVKESSNGEKNTSVLSQQIPKCGSGIQNNEEKIVIIGLYANTRPGNNVQNAASGSPSCTQTNPRQKGPRMAKVVRRINCHVEPLEYGVVQSGKFWCDSRAIYPKGFRSRVKYINVLNPTDMCYYVSEILDVGKNRPLFMVSLENNPNEVFVHLSAARCWEMIRERVNNEISKQHKSRILNLQPLQPPGSLDGMEMFGFSSPSILQGIQSMDRNRVCKQYWESRPFLSQSHNEGENSKIQESDIPDCNKNNGLTTDSDDIVSGLFKKANLEELNSFLNVLGNDDSSGDKGKGKLMRLLNEEIGKRSR, encoded by the exons ATGATGGGGACAGAACTCATCAGGCATCATGTCAAAGAAGAAACCATGGATATTCCATCAATTCCACCAGGGTTTGAATCGATTACAGCCTTTTCTCTAAAAAGAGTTGAGGACAACAAAGTTTCTGTCCCCATGAGTGCTTCTGAACAACATCCAGTCAAGAACGAATCAGGGATCGAgcacaatgatgatgatgatgatgatgatgatgaaaagaTTAAGAGATCTGTTAGACCTAGACCTTGGATAAACTATGGCCGTTTTGATAGCAATTCAGGGGATGAATCTGAATCTGAAAAG AACCAAACTTCAAGCAATCCGATCTCTAAAGGGGTTATTCGTGGATGTGAAAAATGTAGCAACTGCCAAAAG GTTATTGCAAAATGGCGTCCAGAAGAAGCTCGAATCCCTGATCTTCTTGAAGCTCCTGTGTTTTACCCAAGTGAAGAG GAGTTTAAAGATACTCTGAAGTACATTTCAAGCATAAGAGAAAAAGCTGAAGCATATGGAATTTGTCGAATAGTACCACCTTCATCATGGAAGCCTCCATGTCCTCTCAAGGAAAAAACCGTATGGGAAAATTCAACTTTTGCTACTCGTATCCAAAGAGTTGATAAGCTTCAAAACCGCGATTCATTGACCAAAATGTTGACTCCTAATTACCATAAGAAAGCGAAAAAAAGAAGATGTGTGAAAACAGAGTTTGACCAAAAGACTCATGGGTCAGACCCTGTTGACCCAATGGTTCCTGAACCTTGTTTTGGGTTTGAACCTGGTCCACGCTTCACACTTAATGAGTTTCAAAAGTATGCGGATGATTTCAAGACTCAGTATTTCAGAAGAAACGAAATGAATACAAATCAAGATTCGTGGGACCCATCTTTAGAAAACATAGAGGGCGAATATTGGCGTATGGTAGAACGACCTAGTAAAGAAATCGAG GTTCTTTATGGTGCTGACCTGGAAACGGGTACATTTGGTAGCGGGTTTCCAAAAGATCCGTGTCAAGTATCTGGGTCAGATGAAAAGTATGTTAGATCCGGTTGGAACTTGAATAACTTTCCAAGGCTTCCTGGATCTTTACTTTCTTATGAAAGCAGTGATATATCTGGTGTTCTTGTCCCATGGTTGTACATTGGAATGTGCTTTTCATCATTCTGTTGG caTGTTGAAGATCATCATCTATATTCAATGAATTACATGCATTTTGGTGCTTCAAAGATGTGGTATGGTGTACCAGGAAAAGACGCCATTAAATTGGAAGCAGCCATGAAAAAGCATTTACCTAACCTTTTTGCAGAACAACCCGACTTGCTTCACAAACTT GTGACACAACTTTCACCTTCCATATTAAAATCCGAAGGAGTTCCCGTTTTTCGGTGTGTTCAGAATCCGGGAGAATTTATTTTGACTTTTCCACGAGCATATCATTCGGGATTCAACTGTGGGTTCAATTGTGCAGAAGCAGTCAATGTAGCCCCAGTTGACTGGTTGCCACATGGACATAATGCTATTGAGCTTTATCGTGAACAGGCTCGAAAAACCTCAATTTCTCATGATAAATTGTTACTTGGAGCTGCAAGAGATGCTGTAAAAGCTCATTGGGAACTTAATCTGCTTAGAAAGAACACACCTGATAACTTAAGATGGAAGGTTGTTTGTGGGAAAGATGGGATCCTATCCCAAACCCTAAAG GCGCGTGTGGAAATTGAGCGTGTAAGGAGGGACTTTCTTTGCAACACTTCTCAAGCTTTAAAAATGGAGGCAACTTTTGATGCGACAAATGAGAGAGAATGCAGCATTTGCTATTTTGACTTGCATTTATCGGCTGCAGGTTGTCACAATTGTTCACCTGAGAAGTATTCATGTTTAAATCATGCAAAACAGTTTTGCTCGTGTGCTTGGGCTTCAAAGTTTTTTCTTCTTCGTTATGACATTAAAGATTTAACCATTTTGGTTGAGGCTTTAGAGGGAAAATTAAGTGCTATATACAGATGGGCAAAACTCGATCTTGGACTTTCTTTGACTTCATACGTATCTAAAGATACCTCACGACCCTTGGGGCTTAATGGGCCCAATGACAAAGAGGTGAAAGAGCAAAAAGGGCAAGAGAGGGtccaagaaatcttgaataagcCCAATGAGAATGTTGTTATTCTGGTTAGTGATGATGAAGGTGACAATAAACCGGTTCGGACCGATTCGGTTTCAGGGTGCACCGGGGGTGAAGCTCAAGTGAAAAAGGAAGCCAATGAGTCGCACCCGGAAAACCTTTCTTGCCATAGAGTTTTGTCAAAAGACACGGGTCCCACCAACAAACCACAGGATCTTTCAAGTGTTAAAGAGTCCAGCAATGGGGAAAAAAATACGAGTGTGTTATCTCAGCAAATACCGAAATGTGGGAGTGGAATACAAAATAACGAGGAGAAAATTGTAATTATTGGATTATACGCAAATACAAGGCCGGGAAACAACGTACAAAATGCTGCTTCTGGAAGTCCGTCATGCACCCAAACAAACCCCCGCCAAAAAGGGCCCCGCATGGCGAAAGTTGTTAGAAGGATAAATTGTCATGTGGAGCCTTTGGAATACGGTGTGGTCCAATCGGGAAAGTTTTGGTGCGATAGTCGCGCCATTTATCCTAAAG GTTTTCGgagtcgggttaagtacataaaTGTTTTAAATCCTACGGATATGTGCTATTATGTTTCGGAAATTCTTGATGTGGGAAAGAATAGACCGTTATTTATG GTTTCGTTGGAGAATAATCCAAATGAAGTATTTGTACATTTATCTGCAGCAAGATGTTGGgaaatgattagagagagagttAACAATGAGATCTCAAAGCAACATAAGTCAAGAATATTAAATCTTCAACCTTTGCAGCCTCCCGGAAGTCTTGATGGCATGGAAATGTTTGGTTTTTCCTCACCTTCAATCTTGCAG GGTATACAGTCAATGGATAGGAATCGTGTATGCAAACAGTATTGGGAATCGCGACCTTTTCTGTCTCAATCCCACAATGAAGGTGAGAACTCAAAGATTCAGGAATCAGATATTCCTGATTGCAACAAAAACAATGGTTTGACTACAGATTCTGATGATATTGTATCGGGTCTGTTTAAAAAGGCGAATTTAGAGGAGCTAAATTCCTTCTTGAATGTTTTGGGTAATGATGATTCGAGTGGTGATAAAGGAAAGGGAAAGTTAATGAGGCTTTTAAATGAAGAGATTGGTAAACGATCTAGATGA
- the LOC111916340 gene encoding putative lysine-specific demethylase JMJ16 isoform X2: protein MMGTELIRHHVKEETMDIPSIPPGFESITAFSLKRVEDNKVSVPMSASEQHPVKNESGIEHNDDDDDDDDEKIKRSVRPRPWINYGRFDSNSGDESESEKNQTSSNPISKGVIRGCEKCSNCQKVIAKWRPEEARIPDLLEAPVFYPSEEEFKDTLKYISSIREKAEAYGICRIVPPSSWKPPCPLKEKTVWENSTFATRIQRVDKLQNRDSLTKMLTPNYHKKAKKRRCVKTEFDQKTHGSDPVDPMVPEPCFGFEPGPRFTLNEFQKYADDFKTQYFRRNEMNTNQDSWDPSLENIEGEYWRMVERPSKEIEVLYGADLETGTFGSGFPKDPCQVSGSDEKYVRSGWNLNNFPRLPGSLLSYESSDISGVLVPWLYIGMCFSSFCWHVEDHHLYSMNYMHFGASKMWYGVPGKDAIKLEAAMKKHLPNLFAEQPDLLHKLVTQLSPSILKSEGVPVFRCVQNPGEFILTFPRAYHSGFNCGFNCAEAVNVAPVDWLPHGHNAIELYREQARKTSISHDKLLLGAARDAVKAHWELNLLRKNTPDNLRWKVVCGKDGILSQTLKARVEIERVRRDFLCNTSQALKMEATFDATNERECSICYFDLHLSAAGCHNCSPEKYSCLNHAKQFCSCAWASKFFLLRYDIKDLTILVEALEGKLSAIYRWAKLDLGLSLTSYVSKDTSRPLGLNGPNDKEVKEQKGQERVQEILNKPNENVVILVSDDEGDNKPVRTDSVSGCTGGEAQVKKEANESHPENLSCHRVLSKDTGPTNKPQDLSSVKESSNGEKNTSVLSQQIPKCGSGIQNNEEKIVIIGLYANTRPGNNVQNAASGSPSCTQTNPRQKGPRMAKVVRRINCHVEPLEYGVVQSGKFWCDSRAIYPKGFRSRVKYINVLNPTDMCYYVSEILDVGKNRPLFMVSLENNPNEVFVHLSAARCWEMIRERVNNEISKQHKSRILNLQPLQPPGSLDGMEMFGFSSPSILQIDMIWF, encoded by the exons ATGATGGGGACAGAACTCATCAGGCATCATGTCAAAGAAGAAACCATGGATATTCCATCAATTCCACCAGGGTTTGAATCGATTACAGCCTTTTCTCTAAAAAGAGTTGAGGACAACAAAGTTTCTGTCCCCATGAGTGCTTCTGAACAACATCCAGTCAAGAACGAATCAGGGATCGAgcacaatgatgatgatgatgatgatgatgatgaaaagaTTAAGAGATCTGTTAGACCTAGACCTTGGATAAACTATGGCCGTTTTGATAGCAATTCAGGGGATGAATCTGAATCTGAAAAG AACCAAACTTCAAGCAATCCGATCTCTAAAGGGGTTATTCGTGGATGTGAAAAATGTAGCAACTGCCAAAAG GTTATTGCAAAATGGCGTCCAGAAGAAGCTCGAATCCCTGATCTTCTTGAAGCTCCTGTGTTTTACCCAAGTGAAGAG GAGTTTAAAGATACTCTGAAGTACATTTCAAGCATAAGAGAAAAAGCTGAAGCATATGGAATTTGTCGAATAGTACCACCTTCATCATGGAAGCCTCCATGTCCTCTCAAGGAAAAAACCGTATGGGAAAATTCAACTTTTGCTACTCGTATCCAAAGAGTTGATAAGCTTCAAAACCGCGATTCATTGACCAAAATGTTGACTCCTAATTACCATAAGAAAGCGAAAAAAAGAAGATGTGTGAAAACAGAGTTTGACCAAAAGACTCATGGGTCAGACCCTGTTGACCCAATGGTTCCTGAACCTTGTTTTGGGTTTGAACCTGGTCCACGCTTCACACTTAATGAGTTTCAAAAGTATGCGGATGATTTCAAGACTCAGTATTTCAGAAGAAACGAAATGAATACAAATCAAGATTCGTGGGACCCATCTTTAGAAAACATAGAGGGCGAATATTGGCGTATGGTAGAACGACCTAGTAAAGAAATCGAG GTTCTTTATGGTGCTGACCTGGAAACGGGTACATTTGGTAGCGGGTTTCCAAAAGATCCGTGTCAAGTATCTGGGTCAGATGAAAAGTATGTTAGATCCGGTTGGAACTTGAATAACTTTCCAAGGCTTCCTGGATCTTTACTTTCTTATGAAAGCAGTGATATATCTGGTGTTCTTGTCCCATGGTTGTACATTGGAATGTGCTTTTCATCATTCTGTTGG caTGTTGAAGATCATCATCTATATTCAATGAATTACATGCATTTTGGTGCTTCAAAGATGTGGTATGGTGTACCAGGAAAAGACGCCATTAAATTGGAAGCAGCCATGAAAAAGCATTTACCTAACCTTTTTGCAGAACAACCCGACTTGCTTCACAAACTT GTGACACAACTTTCACCTTCCATATTAAAATCCGAAGGAGTTCCCGTTTTTCGGTGTGTTCAGAATCCGGGAGAATTTATTTTGACTTTTCCACGAGCATATCATTCGGGATTCAACTGTGGGTTCAATTGTGCAGAAGCAGTCAATGTAGCCCCAGTTGACTGGTTGCCACATGGACATAATGCTATTGAGCTTTATCGTGAACAGGCTCGAAAAACCTCAATTTCTCATGATAAATTGTTACTTGGAGCTGCAAGAGATGCTGTAAAAGCTCATTGGGAACTTAATCTGCTTAGAAAGAACACACCTGATAACTTAAGATGGAAGGTTGTTTGTGGGAAAGATGGGATCCTATCCCAAACCCTAAAG GCGCGTGTGGAAATTGAGCGTGTAAGGAGGGACTTTCTTTGCAACACTTCTCAAGCTTTAAAAATGGAGGCAACTTTTGATGCGACAAATGAGAGAGAATGCAGCATTTGCTATTTTGACTTGCATTTATCGGCTGCAGGTTGTCACAATTGTTCACCTGAGAAGTATTCATGTTTAAATCATGCAAAACAGTTTTGCTCGTGTGCTTGGGCTTCAAAGTTTTTTCTTCTTCGTTATGACATTAAAGATTTAACCATTTTGGTTGAGGCTTTAGAGGGAAAATTAAGTGCTATATACAGATGGGCAAAACTCGATCTTGGACTTTCTTTGACTTCATACGTATCTAAAGATACCTCACGACCCTTGGGGCTTAATGGGCCCAATGACAAAGAGGTGAAAGAGCAAAAAGGGCAAGAGAGGGtccaagaaatcttgaataagcCCAATGAGAATGTTGTTATTCTGGTTAGTGATGATGAAGGTGACAATAAACCGGTTCGGACCGATTCGGTTTCAGGGTGCACCGGGGGTGAAGCTCAAGTGAAAAAGGAAGCCAATGAGTCGCACCCGGAAAACCTTTCTTGCCATAGAGTTTTGTCAAAAGACACGGGTCCCACCAACAAACCACAGGATCTTTCAAGTGTTAAAGAGTCCAGCAATGGGGAAAAAAATACGAGTGTGTTATCTCAGCAAATACCGAAATGTGGGAGTGGAATACAAAATAACGAGGAGAAAATTGTAATTATTGGATTATACGCAAATACAAGGCCGGGAAACAACGTACAAAATGCTGCTTCTGGAAGTCCGTCATGCACCCAAACAAACCCCCGCCAAAAAGGGCCCCGCATGGCGAAAGTTGTTAGAAGGATAAATTGTCATGTGGAGCCTTTGGAATACGGTGTGGTCCAATCGGGAAAGTTTTGGTGCGATAGTCGCGCCATTTATCCTAAAG GTTTTCGgagtcgggttaagtacataaaTGTTTTAAATCCTACGGATATGTGCTATTATGTTTCGGAAATTCTTGATGTGGGAAAGAATAGACCGTTATTTATG GTTTCGTTGGAGAATAATCCAAATGAAGTATTTGTACATTTATCTGCAGCAAGATGTTGGgaaatgattagagagagagttAACAATGAGATCTCAAAGCAACATAAGTCAAGAATATTAAATCTTCAACCTTTGCAGCCTCCCGGAAGTCTTGATGGCATGGAAATGTTTGGTTTTTCCTCACCTTCAATCTTGCAG ATTGATATGATTTGGTTTTGA
- the LOC111916341 gene encoding uncharacterized protein LOC111916341 → MRRASTLAASTALSRVLLASSEQQRYTRLFQVTSFYGGINAGSPRRSFSTSMRSISRGVYSDTAKFFLSLGGLAAASVAAGASSLLVEEEAYAKELLKPDLVPKDVVLYQFEACPFCNKVKAFLDYYDVPYKVVEVNPFSKKEIKWSEYKKVPILMVDGEPLVDSSAIIDQMGNKIIRAKSSSVDDEEKKWRRWVDDHLVHMLSPNIYRNTSEALESFDYIASNGNFSFSEKYTVKYAGAAAMYFVSKKLKKKYNITDERAALYESAETWVNALNGRDFLGGLKPNLADLAVFGVLRPIRYLKSGKDMVENTRIGDWYSRMEIAVGESSRIKA, encoded by the exons ATGAGGCGAGCTTCTACTCTCGCTGCTTCCACAGCCTTATCCCGAGTCCTTCTGGCATCTTCAGAACAACAACGATACACCAGGCTCTTTCAGGTCACATCCTTTTACGGCGGCATCAATGCCGGTTCTCCCCGGCGATCATTTTCAACATCCATGAGATCCATATCTCGAGGCGTCTACTCGGATACTGCTAAGTTTTTTCTGTCCTTAGGTGGTCTTGCCGCCGCTTCCGTCGCTGCTGGTGCCTCGTCATTGTTGGTGGAAGAAGAGGCTTATGCCAAAGAACTTCTTAAGCCTGATCTAGTCCCGAAGGACGTTGTGCTCTACCAATTCGAAGCTTGCCCTTTCTGTAACAAGGTTAAAG CATTCCTTGATTACTACGATGTTCCATACAAAGTCGTGGAGGTGAATCCATTCAGTAAGAAGGAAATCAAATGGTCCGAGTATAAGAAGGTGCCCATATTGATGGTGGATGGTGAACCACTGGTGGATTCATCAG CTATTATTGATCAGATGGGGAACAAGATCATTCGTGcaaaatcttcatcagttgatgatgaagaGAAGAAATGGCGCAG GTGGGTTGATGATCATTTGGTGCATATGCTATCACCAAACATCTACCGCAACACTTCTGAGGCTCTAGAATCCTTTGATTATATTGCTAGCAATG GTAACTTCAGCTTCTCTGAGAAATATACAGTGAAATACGCAGGGGCTGCTGCTATGTATTTTGTGTCCAAGAAACTGAAGAAAAAGTATAACATTACTGATGAAAGAGCAGCTTTGTATGAATCAGCAGAAACATGGGTCAATGCACTTAATGGCAGAGATTTTCTAG GGGGTTTGAAGCCAAATTTGGCGGATTTAGCAGTGTTTGGGGTGTTGAGGCCTATTCGATATTTAAAATCAGGTAAAGATATGGTGGAAAACACAAGAATTGGTGATTGGTACTCAAGAATGGAGATTGCAGTTGGAGAATCTTCAAGAATAAAAGCATAG
- the LOC111916342 gene encoding uncharacterized protein LOC111916342, producing MGWFSVFPCFNNSKHRKLKKSVNPTTSSSSIDQGNEKTCESLLIKVPTEESTNLGSLQNPVSESRDSSEDHLINDSDDKPVTIDLDVEANADIPIEKVEFLSVESKEDTEKNTAGIGKLGVLVELEREKGEKKENEELGNLVEIEKKKEECKSSGIHVELENERDNKNKAQNRACSDSSVSSYISYPPMHRYHNCVINEDEDHVLIQEDSSESLFSLSINPRRLSKSCPVDLDDKEVNSPLKTSHSPELNAKSIRNDENQSIDNSLLNPIENLTQWKTLIPKPIPASNQNQNHHQEKENVYLQQQQQQQQQQTQIPYKASVSDRNGKVKKKNSEEVTTSLSSWLIENEADNKTGEVSMGDDSQFSVGNSCSYSDGATSWKSFEDRPILGAWTIDEVRQVSARSSPRKSPCRDLDDTPIIGSVGSYWNHTDSPHSFSSSPLGGKPRRNQKKALSCHSTPVKARLERALDKNAV from the exons ATGGGCTGGTTTTCTGTCTTTCCTTGTTTCAATAATTCCAAGCATCGGAAACTCAAGAAATCTGTCAACCCAACGACTTCATCTTCTTCTATAGATCAG GGAAATGAGAAAACTTGCGAGTCTCTTCTGATCAAAGTACCCACAGAAGAGTCAACAAATCTTGGTTCGCTCCAAAACCCCGTTTCAGAATCCAG GGATAGCAGCGAAGATCATCTGATCAATGACAGTGACGATAAGCCAGTCACTATAGATTTAGATGTTGAGGCCAATGCAGATATCCCCATTGAAAAGGTTGAGTTTCTTTCGGTAGAAAGTAAAGAGGATACGGAGAAAAATACAGCGGGGATTGGAAAATTAGGAGTTCTTGTGGAACTTGAGAGGGAGAAGGGGGAGAAAAAGGAAAACGAAGAATTGGGAAATCTTGTAGAGATtgagaaaaagaaagaagaatgtAAGAGTTCAGGAATTCATGTGGAACTTGAGAATGAAAGAGATAATAAAAACAAGGCTCAAAATCGAGCCTGCTCTGATTCGAGTGTTTCAAGCTATATATCTTATCCACCGATGCACAGATACCATAACTGTGTAATCAACGAAGATGAAGATCATGTATTGATTCAAGAGGATTCATCTGAATCCTTATTTTCTTTATCAATCAATCCGAGAAGACTATCAAAGTCTTGCCCAGTTGACTTGGATGATAAAGAGGTCAACAGTCCACTGAAAACCAGTCATTCACCGGAGCTGAATGCAAAATCAATCAGGAATGATGAGAACCAAAGCATTGATAATTCGTTGTTGAATCCAATTGAGAATCTTACTCAATGGAAAACATTGATTCCCAAACCAATACCTGCTtccaatcaaaatcaaaatcaccaccaagaaaaagaaaatgtctatttacaacaacaacaacaacaacaacaacaacaaacccAGATCCCGTATAAAGCTTCAGTTTCAGATCGAAATgggaaagttaaaaaaaaaaatagtgaagAAGTGACTACAAGCCTTTCAAGCTGGTTGATTGAAAATGAAGCAGATAATAAGACAGGTGAAGTAAGCATGGGAGATGATAGTCAATTTTCTGTAGGGAATTCGTGTTCATATTCTGATGGGGCAACTTCTTGGAAGAGCTTTGAAGATCGACCCATTTTAGGAGCTTGGACCATTGATGAAGTCAGACAGGTGTCTGCAAGATCATCTCCAAGAAAGTCACCATGTCGGGACCTTGATGACACACCAATCATAGGAAGTGTTGGGAGCTACTGGAATCATACAGATTCTCCACACTCTTTCTCATCATCTCCCTTAGGAGGAAAGCCCAGAAGAAATCAA AAGAAAGCCTTGAGCTGTCACTCTACACCTGTTAAGGCAAGATTGGAGAGAGCATTGGACAAGAATGCAGTTTAA